The sequence TTCAAAAAGACAAAAAATGTTTCGTATTATTTTATGGGAGCCTGGTCACAGGAACCCAACGGAATTAAAACCGAAGCAGAATTTTACAAAGATTTAGATAAAAAATTAGAAATTTTAGATAATAACAATCAACTTTAAAATTGACTTACAATGAGTTTTATTAATCAAAAATTAAAAATATACGCTGTTGCAGTTTTAGGTTCAGGAATGTTCCTTGCCTGTGCACAGACAAACACTGCAACGGCTGCAAAAGCGACAATCCAAACTTCAAAATCCGGAAAAGTAGTTCCTACCAATCTGAAATGGTCTGAAAGAATGATGCTTTCTGAAATGCAGAGATTCCCGGAAGCGTGGATGCTTGATTTCAGCAAAAGCCCGAAATGGACGTATCCTTCGGCAATTGTTTTGGATGGTGCTGAGCAACTTTACCTTAAAACCGGTAAAAAAGAATACTACGATTACATCAGTGGTTTCGGAGAAACTTTGATCAAGGAAGACGGTACAATCACTACTTACGATCTTGACAAGTACAACATCGACATGCTGAACAGTGGAAACGTATTGCTTTATCTTTATGAAAAAGAAAAGAAAGACAAATACCTGAAAGCACTTCAAACTTTACGTTTGCAAATCGACGGACAGCCAAGAACAAATGAAGGTTCTTTCTGGCATAAAAAAATCTATCCTTATCAGGTTTGGCTAGATGGTTTGTACATGGGAATGCCTTTCTACACGCATTACACAAAAGATTTTATAAAAGGTGCAGATGCAACCAAAGCTTATGATGATATTGTGATGCAATTTGATTCGGTTCAGAAAAACCTTTTAGACAAAAAAACTGGATTGCTGTATCACGCTTGGGATGAAAGTAAAGAACAGGCTTGGGCAGACAAACAAACCGGACTTTCACCCAATTTCTGGGGAAGAGCGATGGGTTGGTACGGAATGGCGATGGTAGAT comes from Chryseobacterium sp. 3008163 and encodes:
- a CDS encoding glycoside hydrolase family 105 protein; this translates as MSFINQKLKIYAVAVLGSGMFLACAQTNTATAAKATIQTSKSGKVVPTNLKWSERMMLSEMQRFPEAWMLDFSKSPKWTYPSAIVLDGAEQLYLKTGKKEYYDYISGFGETLIKEDGTITTYDLDKYNIDMLNSGNVLLYLYEKEKKDKYLKALQTLRLQIDGQPRTNEGSFWHKKIYPYQVWLDGLYMGMPFYTHYTKDFIKGADATKAYDDIVMQFDSVQKNLLDKKTGLLYHAWDESKEQAWADKQTGLSPNFWGRAMGWYGMAMVDVLDYLPKDHPGRARIISYIKSYSDAIIKYQDKKSGLWYQVLDKPLANGNYEEATASAMFVYTMIKSVNKGYLPKSYKTAAKKGYDGIIKNLITVDENGVVNLNKCCAVAGLGGKPYRDGSYEYYVNEEIRSNDGKGTGPFILASLEFEK